The stretch of DNA CAGAGATCAGGTCCATTTCATGAACACACTGCGACAAATCCTCtcttaattttgtaattaaactGTTTCCTAaataggaatatatatatatatatatatataaagagcagAAGGAATTGGATGCCGCATAGAAGTCATGATAAATGAACACGCACGCTAACTACGACTGGCCGCCGGCACTCCTATTATATAGAGTTGTTTggatgaaaggaaaaagaatctTTCCAATTTTAGTATGGCACTTAATTAAGTGCTAAacccaatattattattatatatataatttacgtACATGAGTCGAGAAAGATAGATTAATAAAGATATTGTTGACTagagaagaaatgaaatgaaagcacTTGAGCCACCTACTCACTCCCAAATCCCATATTCTACgtacaaataatttaattctcgATCTAATTGGCCTCTAATTCTTATATAACATTGACCAGAAGCTCAAACAGTACTACTTCAAAGCTGttgcattaaaaagaaaaataataatctttcttctttgagaaaaatgaaataaattaataccgAGAAATTAACATTAATTAACTCCCCGTGAATGCACtgacattaaaataaaaacatgggAAAAAAAAGGCCTTCAGATCTCATATCCACCAAAGAAAAGCTTGAGCAGTACAATATATCAAAGGAAACGAGATTCATATAAACTACAAACTCGAAAGAGAGACGTTGTATCATGTCATGCATAAATCATTTGAAGTAAACTAGAGTTTAGACACACACACATCATGACAGAGAGAGTATATATCCAGGAAAAGCAAATGACAAAAAGATGATAAGTTGTTCGATCATAATATTACTAATTCATGACAGTCGAGAAAGAGAGACATAAAAAAACACACCCATATATATACCTGATGATTGACTTCAATATCGGATCATTTGCACCTGATCTGCGTTGATATTGGTGTTGGACGTCAGATCTAAGAAGATCGATATAGCGAGCAAGCTAGgctgtatatatgtttttttttttttttttgttctctcctGGCTTGTAGTATAGAAAAAGAGCAACTCAATTAGAAGGCTTAAAGTTTTAAGAtcaataaagagagagagagaggggtattAACTAGGGTTTTGCTTGAATATTAATGGTGCTAGTCATGGATGCAGTAAGAATATATTTTGGGTGGCTCTACAGTCATCGCTCTCAATCCCGCTTGAGTCACAAATGGtgtaaaatgtagtgttttttattttatttttttatatatgtatttttttaacactataaaatattttttaaaaaaataaaaaattataatattattaaaaaatacttatttaatcattaagtaaaaaataatattaaaaaataaaaaaaatacaacgaGATCGGGCATGatgagagtagcattattcatatatttttgtcGTATGTTGTACAGATCGATCGGACAGAATTAAGAACCCCTCTTAAGTTACGACGTAGCGTGGGTTACCGTAActttcttatttgaaaattgaaatctgttcatgagatgaaatgaatttaggttaaaattaaaaataaaataaaatactattaatatataatatttttaaatattattatgatcttaaaattttaaaaaagttaaatttaataaaattataataataaaataatatggaaaaaaattatttcggTATACAAACGTCGCCTAAAGTCAATCTCATTAGGCAACTTTGCTCAATAGGAATTCCAAAGGCAGTCGAACCTCTCGCCACGTATTGGCCAGGTGTCTTATGCTGCCCTCTCTATTTCCCACCCTCCATTGTAAATCTCGAGTGTATTTCACTCATACCCCCATTTTgatctctccatctctcttgTCCTCTTCTTACCGCTACCGACTGTACTtttaaattagttattttaatttttagttgtaGTCatccaatattattagaaatCCTTCGACAGGTCGCTTcgtgaaaataagaaaaaagtacTTTGCCTCTTAAGTTGTATCGCTCAATTTAATtgtttgacaaattttttttttaatgattaagaaaataattttaagtgtattgaagtatttttttatttttttaaatatttaaaaaattataaaatagtaaacAGTAACGGGCTACACTGCACTCTTCAAAATACTATAGGAAAACCCAATCAAATACTTGGATAGCACAAAGATGACTGACTGACAAGCCCAAGTACTTGAAACCCATGAGGCCTAATTCAAAGTCCCCgtcgattattattattattattttttaagatggtattacataattaataaatggtTTAATTCTAAATACATTGAGCGCTCATGAATTGAATTACTACGtgctttaatttaattatattttagacaGTATTGATTATAATATTGCATTATTGTATAAAGTTGTTACGAACGAAGATACTAATAATCTGATCATTTATAACACTGATCATGGGTTGATGGCCAGATGTCACGCTTGTGCATCCTATATAGGCATTTTGACTCAACACTGcttcacgtacgtacgtacgtacgtgtagAAAACTTCCTGACCAGGGTTGATTAATGTTATTActagaaattaattaagcatgcaAAAAGTATATATACAAAACATGTCACCGATCGAAAACATGAGCACacttcacttttcttttttgtttgtccCATGTTTTAGAAACCTCAGACACCATGCACTCAGCATATGTCCAAAAATCATCACATGCACCACCAAAACCAGGTTGAATTAATCATATTTCCTTCACTCCGAAGCAAAGGTCGGTAACAtcaaagtctatatatatataaacataagatttGAATGCCGCGTATGCATGAGTGAGGACTTATATTTATAAGGCCCATGATGTGATAAAAACATGCTATTCATGGAGACGTATATATCGATAATCCCGACTATATATGTCAATGTATTGATCGTACTTAatagcctagctagctagcttacaGACAGATTGTATTTGGCATTATACAATATTGCAAACTCATGATCCATGGAGGAGCTTAGCCTAGCTACTTAGGTTGAACTGTTGTAAGGCCGGCATTCAAGGCTATCTTATAGTACCTCTATAAAACCCCATCTTAGATCCTTAAAcccaaacttatatataatccGATCGATCCATCAAATAAAGTTGCATAAAAAAATGCCTCCGATGTTGTCCACTTTCTTTGTTATAACATTAATtaatcttcttcctccattgcTTCACAACTACTTCTGCCTCAGACCCCGACCCAGTTCAAGATTTTTGCATACCAAACCCAAAATACGGTTCCATTAATAGAGCCGCTAACCTTGCTATATATTCTCCCATGCAAGAATTCATTCGAGGCCACCCCCGATGACTCTGTGTTTTCAGGCATGAAGAGAGCCGGCAACTTCTCAGAAACAGGCCTCGCGGCCATACCTGTAAACCCAACCATCTTTCCTGGCATCAACACTCTAGGCATGTCATTTATACGAGCTGACCTTAAAGCGGGCGGGATTAATCCACCACATTTCCACCCCAGAGCCACCGAGATTTCGTATGTGGTGCAAGGAAGCGTTTATTAATCAGGCTTTGTGGATTCCAGTAACAGGATTTTTGCCAGAACAATAGAGGAAGGGGAGGTCATGGTTTTCCCCAGAGGCATGGTGCACTTCCAAATGAATGTGGGTGATAAGCCGGCAACCATATTTGGGTGTTTCAATAGCCAGAATCCCATGTCGTAAAAAATCCCAGCTGCCATTTTTGGATCTGGGATCAATGAGAAGTTCTCGGAGAAAGCTTTTGGATTGAGCCCTCGGCAAATTGGAATGATGAGGAGAAGGTTTGATCCAAGGGTGAAGTAGATAGATATATGGTGAAAAGAATGGTATTTTAGTCAGAGTAATTTTCCGAATTATTAATTCTAGAGGGGAATTTGGATAAGGTGTGTTTCGGTATTATAGATTGGctgttcttaattaatttggtgTCTGCTGTTTGGTCACTTCATAAATCtcatgtgtttgtttttttctttatttccttttagtaaaacagtatttttttattttatttttttgacctTTTAGTATATTTAGTATTTCTTTCCTTCAAATGGGATTTGATATAAAAGCTGGCATTAGAACCACCTtgtcttttaaaaacaaataagacgCACGTGATTAGGGCCCAAAATTAAGTTGAATTTGGGCTCAGATTAGACGCTTAggattatgttatatttttttattataaattaaatctaatatatcttattggtcatttataattttttttttctcaattgtcctaataatttagtatttaagaaaaagaaaagtaaaagtttttttttaataaaagagacGGTTCCTGGGCCTCCAGAATTACAGCCCATCCGGCCATTCATCTGTGTTGGATATTAGTCATCGGCCCAAATTGGGGGGAAAAACCAATTCCTAGGGCAATTATCCGGAAGCCCAAAAGTGATATTTATCATCTGATCAGTACTCTAGTCTCGTTCTTCACAGTTCAACaatggaaagaaaagattaaTATCGCATAGCACATACATACACTTACTAATTTCTGGCAATAGtaggaaaaaattattataatttgttataacGTTCCGGTCCTGGAGGTCTAGAGAATTAGTTTCTATTACCAAAAATCATCTCCAAACCATAAAGATATAAGCtacaaattctcaataacatataAATCTCATTGTTTTGAACCAACTACTCCAAAATAATGAACTAGTAACACCACCAAGTCTTAACAGAAACGTCAACCTCTTAACATACACCACATTATCATAGCACGAAAAATTTACTGAATAACATTCTCCAATCACTATGGCATCATTTTTgtgcttaatccactatacttaaataattttgCTCATACTCCCTAATTTTGATTCTCAACTTAAACattcaaattatctgaaaaatattgtagagataagaagtgagttatcaataactcaataagcagaaaacatatactaatatgtaaacatgagtcttTTCACATAATTCAAaatgcagaataaaacattttcccttcaaaatgcaaatccaaaacatgttatcagaaaatcaaagCGACAATTCTAAATGTTCACATTCAAAAATCATTGGGCATAACATAACTAAGcatcatcatcttatcatatcattaagCTCTATGGTAGAGTTGTATTATTCCCAGTGGCCAAACCAAACAATATCACAATGTGAATTTTTCCATTATTCATTCTCGAAGTCCTGAGTGTGTACAAAGGAAAAATCATTCTgaaaaactactttgttttcaaagtgggtgcactcataaaTAGAAACATTGGTGCCGACTATATAACAGAATAATcggatcaaaacaaaaaaagaatcaaatacAGAATTAGAAtttcatgccaaaggtttttagatgcaaaatcatatcaaaatagagtactgaacaaaatcatatcatcttcacctttcaaaacaaattcagagcatattcacatattcaaaacatATTCAATGCATCTCCACaaaacatgcacaaattttcagaaTTCATATTCGCTCCTTTTGCACCGTTTAGAAACataatgataaattttttgCTCATGTCCACACCAGTCAGGACAAaagatattttctcttttatacaaaTTCCATAAGTAATGCAGAAAACATAACTGAGGTTgatttcacatttcttttcaaaacataacatgcatatttttttcataaatcaacatcagttcattttctttttatgcaaaatctagcataggaacccgtgtacctgaactttttaatttctttgaagtTTCTCATCACAGTGGCAAGCaaatatcaatcgtcacctataaatagGCATGTAACTTGCATCAATTTCCAATCGCGCATGACTCTTTCATTAAGCACATATGATACTCACCAAATAATGCTTCAAAGTATAAAAGCATGTTTTAATGCAAAGAGAGCTTCCAAGGTCATCTCTACATGGACAAATTTATCAACGCAATCAATCAAACAAAAGTTCAAATGGAAAGTAgtagaaaaagaatatatatttatacagaGTTTTCTTTATTGAGTGAATTTAGGGTTATTTACTGAGAAAATAGTATAGATTATGTGCATTGAGTTTATACAAAATGTAGGACAAACTTGTGGTTTGTCATCAAAAGTGAGGGATTGTAATTACTCTAGAAACATTAATTCCAATTAACATGAAAAACCTAGATTTGCAACTTTTAATTACTAGAAAGTGGGTTGCTAAACAAAGCaaataacactaaaaatagtttttaaagcTTAAAAATCGACACTGTAATTGCTAAGAAAATAAACACTAGAGGTACAAGGTTAGGGTTTCCTCGACCATCGATTGTTAATTACTCTATGGTGGTTCTCGATTTGGTTGCTGGTGATTCAATCGATGCCTTGCAGTTTACGGAGGTACAAGGGGGTCGTGGGCATGctaggtcctcagttggacgtGGGTTTTCCGCAGTGCACTTTCCTTAAGGTGTTGATCATGAGTGGTCGGCTGTCTCATGGTGCAGTGGCTTGGGTTTGCTTAGAGTCTGTTATTTCGTACTATAGGGGTGGTCGGATATGGAAACTTGAGGGGCAGCAAGACTAATTTAATatgtgagagtgagagagagagagagggagagcggTTGTTGAGAGAAATAAGGAAGTGGGTAACGGAAAGAAAAATTGTCGAGGAAAATAAGAGGGAGAGGAAACCGTTGGGGGGTGGggaagaggagaggaagaaaaaataaaaataaactcacttaTAAAAAACGGCACCATTTTCCGCTATTGGGCTTCTCTATGGGCTTGGGCCAAGATTGGGACTGGATGTTACATTTGTAATATTCTTGAGTCTTgatgttgaaaataaaaaaggaaaatagaaaaaaaaaattacaatatttttctgttGAAGTTTCACTTAGGTTGATCAATCCATAAGATCATCTCTTTTAACCTAAGAAGAACAGTATCCGAAACTTCTAAATCAATTTATTGTACATTGATTCCAGTTTAACATTGCATTTACGTAGCTCTGaaagaacaacaacaaaaaaaatgttaaaagagaaattatatttacaattttaaaatgcgaactgtatctaacattagtGAATACTAAAATAAGATGCCACCAGCTCTTCATTATTGCGCACATTAATTCGTTTTGCTTTGGGTAATCTAGCTAATTAGATCTGCTCTTccagaatattattgttttggagtAGTACTACTGTAATTACTGCAGTTCTGACTATGCTGTCCTAGGGCATCACTCGGATAGAATCTAAGATTCTTAGTCTTACTCTAATTGGAAACTCAACAATGCTAAACTTACTGTAATagtatttgggaaaaaaaaaaaaaaactcgacaAACGATATTGgagagggaggaagaaagaaaaagaaaagcagacTAAAGAAGTAAGGGGAATGAGACATGGTGCGTGGTGCAGTGAGAAATGTCACGTGAGGTCCAGCGTAGGATATACAGAAAAAGTACTTGGGCTTCTACTTATAGCAAATCCACCTTCTTCCCTCTAACCAGTGTTGGAACTGAATCTGATCTTTTGCTCTGAAATGACCTCTGAGCACTAGCACTCATCGATCGGGGCATTTGATCTGATGGTGGAGTTCCTTTATGCCCGAACCCCCTGAAAGAATTTTCCAAAATGGTCATTTCTTTTGTGTGTACATGTAATCTAGGGAAGTTCTGTTGCTTCTATTCAACAATTTCTCCCTTTGTATAACCTTAAATGCAAAAGATGATTTTCCTTTAATGGCTATGTCTATGAATACtgttcattatataataattcctgctttatgttttgaaaataaagagTAGATCAATGCATGACAACTTGAAAAGCGATCGAGGACCCACATGCAAAATAACATGACCAAGCTGCTGTGTGGTGCTAAGGCAACACGAGACTATCATTCTTACGATGACTGCATATATATTATGACGCCTCGTGACTTAGCTTGTTCATCCACTGCTAGCTGGTCGTTACATGCACTTCGTATTAACTATCATCAAATAACTACGTACATATTATaagatgaaattatattaatggtGATCATACATGACAGTACGTCATGGTAACATTTTtcgaattatttatattgtttttgtgGCTTCACCCAAAAACAAATCCACGAATTGAAGGAAAACTCATTAGTTAGGAATATAATTTTGCTACAAATCAATAACTGTTCACATCATACATCTCACACCCATAACTTTTCATAggatatagaaatattttttatagagtataTGAGTATTTTTCGTTAAATCTGAGAGTGTgagataatatttttctctacaATATAGCCAATCAAGAACCAATTCCTAGGGACCCATTTTTAGGGGGAGGAGGGCCAGGTTTCGCATGCTAGTAGAGTTTATAGATATGCCacatgagggagagagagacagtaGTCAGTACTCTAGCTAGCAATCTCTTTTAGAGATATATGTCCGTATATCTTTCGGTGTTTATTGGAGTTAAATTTGAAGTGATTTGCAGGATACTTCAAAGTACTATAAATATGGTGCTTCTTCTTCTATGCCCAATCACAAGTTCCTAAGTTATCTTAATCCTATCAGCTCTTAGATCAGTGCTACTCTTCGATCCCTTTCTCCCCACTTTCAATGGCAAGAATGTCAGAACCTCTCATTGTTGGGAGAGTGATAGGAGATGTGCTTGATTCTTTCACGCCAAGCATAAAAATGACTATCACTTACAACACCAAGCAAGTCTGCAACGGGCATGAGCTCTATCCTTCAACAGTAACCACCAAACCTAGGGTTGAGATTCAAGGAGGCGACATGAGATCTTTTTTCACACTGGTATATTAATGTTGGAATCCcctctttccttttcatttgaTCTCTTCTATTATTGTTGctctatatatctataatcGAAATCCTCTAGATTTTATTTGCACCTTGCATGTGTTCTTTTTTATTGCAGGTCATGACAGACCCAGATGTTCCCGGCCCTAGTGATCCTTATCTAAGGGAGCACCTGCACTGGTAACCCATAACCCTTGCCCaacaaaaaacattaatttgATTACAAATAGAAATGATTATATTTCACATGGATGGTTGTTCAAGAAGTAGAGATTCTTTCTGTTAtgtgatatttgagaatgagGTCCGggatatatctataaatatatatatatggatgtatgtatgtatgtatgtatgtataattcCTTAATACGTACGCAATCTGGGGCTGCTTGTAACTAGCTAGCACTACTAATCAAGAATTATCAGATGCTGTACTATAATATTAGCACATCTTATAAGGGAAAACTGCAGATTGACTTCGTCGCACAAGCGCACACATTTGTTTATATATGATCTTTCtgttttttacttattaaaaaaaaaaaatatgatctttGTGTTCATCGTGTGTGTTTGTGTCCTGCGTTAACTGTTGTAACCTAGTATATATGCTCAATAATTAagattaataattttaagaaaactaataCCCATGGAAAGAGATCAAATTAAGCGTTTGGAATATACACACACCCATGCAAATCTCAATAAGCTAAAATAGGAGGGGGCCGGAGCGCTAGCTAGCTAACAGTTTGAATAACATGATCTGCAGGGTTGTCACAGACATTCCAGGCACAACAGATGCCACATTTGGTatgttcattttcttccaaatcaagaaaagagagtTAATCAGAGATAGTTACTGATCTATAATAGTTCCTGATCTTTTTTGTCCGTTCTGTATAATACAGGAAGGGAGGTGGTGAGCTATGAGATTCCAAGGCCTAACATAGGGATCCACAGGTATGTGTTTGTTCTGTTCAAGCAGAAACGCAGGCAATCAGTAAACCCACCTTCTTCAAGTGATCACTTCAGCACCCGAAGTTTCGCAGCGGAAAATGATCTCGACCTCCCAGTTGCTGCTGTTTACTTCAATGCACAGAGAGAAACAGCCGCAAGAAGACGCTAATTAGTTAAGTGAAAGCCCAAAAACTCCATGTCAGTGAATAAAGTACTGGAGTTCTCTCTCTATAGCAAGGCTTTGTTTAAGTACCATAAGATCTTCATTTTAAACCCATTCGGCATTTTGTGATCGAAAGATCAATCGCTCTCTGTTTGTGACGCTCATGTTATGATTTGGTTTCCAATTAAAAGCTTAAAAATCTGTGACCTATTAAATGTAATCGtctcaacttaattatatagTCTCATACATATCATGTATGCACTTGATCGGAAAAACCAAAGAGGGCTCTCGTATTTTCAATAGGAGAATCATACAGGCCGATCTTAAACGTACGTGGCAGCGGGTAACAACGTCACAGTACTGTGCACGTCTGTCCAAGTACCTTTTGTCTTTTGATTCGTTCcagtttagggttttgggttcgTTGAACAACACGAGTAGTTCAAGGCTGAAGAAAATTAAAGCGGACATCGGAATCACATCAAAGCTTTCATTTCCCACCttccttttcttcctttctttcttttttctgaaaTTTACAGGTCGGATACTGCGCTGCGCGCAAAGAGTTGCGTGTGGGGGACGTTTTTTGACAGCGCCATCCTTTAAAGTTTACCATATATGGGAATATAGTTAATTGCCatgaatagaaaattatataaactttGCTGTAATGGTATATATACTCATTGGCTGGAAATGTTTCTTTCGGAATATGGATGCCCCATCACCAATCGAACTACAGTGGTTTGATTGATTAGCCATTTGCAGAGTAATTATAATGTCTAGGACATCCTTGCACCAATAATGTCAAATACCAGCACGTGATTTGCTATTGctatatattaaatttgtgCAGGAATAAATAAATCCATATGTATAGAATAATAATAGTCTTCTCTActactatttttttacttttttttatatttaaatattttttaataatatttaaatataaaaaatttgaaatgcagtAGTAATAGGATACACTACCCATATGTATATATTGGAATTTTAGATTGGGatactttaatatttattaaaaccttacttgtatttaaaatatacctcaattcatctcatcttattattataattttttaaaatttttatataaaatataataaataatttaatttttaaaattttaaaataatttattttaatttttatataaaatataataaataatttaatttttattttattattcataaattatcataATTCTAGGCGTGGATCATCGAAAGTACGGAGAGTATTATTGGCTAGTGCTTTGCTctgaatattttcatttttgctgtcctctctctctcaatatatatatatatatatattatatttaattagatatatagGCTGCAAAAAATGTGTAGGGGCGCGAGGGAATAGCACTGTCGACAGGCCAGATCCGGAAAGATTTACGAGTAGTACTCTTCTTTGACTATATATAAAGGTGTTAACTCTTGTGCCGATTACTTTTTATAAACAAAGTGGAGTGCAGTAGATACAGTGTTTtcgtaaaaataattttataatttaatataatattatatcaaatcatatcatattaatttataaatttatttttatataatttatttatgtttaaaatatttatcttttcctaaaattaatcaaaaaaacATGTTAAtggttcatttattttattttttaaaatacattattaaattatttttttttaaatattaacttttataatatatcatatatcaatttttttattttttcttcatattatttaaataatattttttatgtttttaaatattttctttctaccaataaatttgtaatatccatatttttttatatatttgtaatatattattatatacatgtaatataatttaatcttatacacacaaaataaaaatatttaaaccaaataaaaattaaaaataaaatcaaaatatgaaaaaattgaataaataatattttcaagatatttaaaaaaaaaataagatagagGTGTTTTAAAcgatgaacaataaaaagaatctGTATTGAAATgcaaaagtaaaagtaaatgaggaagtaaatgaagtataaataataataaaaaacttgttTGAAGGATAAACAGTATATGTAACGGATTATTGTAGTAATTtgtattttacatatttttttacataattgggtagaattcattttataaataattgtttaaataatttacattttttggaTTATACATAAATCATTGAGAATGATCTATCTACTGATGCATGTGGCGGAACCATATAATTAAAGTTTACAATATTAGGGAAggttggtatatatatattatatatctacaatattaaacatatattacATGATAGTGAGAATATTGTAtcagagattaaaaaaaaatctcagaaaACAGgtataaatgagataaaattctCGAAACACAACAGATGCATGGAGAGATAAAAACCGAGAACCCCATGTTGGCGATGATGAAATGGCGGAACTGAGGTTCAAGCGAACCTCCTTGCAGAGGGGTTGCAGATGGTTTTGTATCTATGTTCTATGTGCTGTGTTTGCTAGCTAGGTAAAGGACAAGTACTGATCAAAGAAggacaaacaataataaaaaattaaaaaaaacttctaatcatatatttttggttcttgtttttttcttctttaatttttgcGCTAGAtctatgtaatatatatatatatatatatatatgtgtgtgtgtgtgtgtgttcttgAATATTATAACAgctagtatttatatatatatgagctgaGAGTGGCGAGCCGGAGTTTGCATGGTGAATAGGTTTTGGAACATGTCCAAATGGGGCTTGTGGTATTACAACTATCGACTACTAAACATGTAGGACTTGAGTCATGCTCATTGCTCGCTCTTCAGTATACGAATAAGCTGCCGGCAAATGGGT from Juglans regia cultivar Chandler chromosome 4, Walnut 2.0, whole genome shotgun sequence encodes:
- the LOC108983858 gene encoding protein TERMINAL FLOWER 1-like; translated protein: MARMSEPLIVGRVIGDVLDSFTPSIKMTITYNTKQVCNGHELYPSTVTTKPRVEIQGGDMRSFFTLVMTDPDVPGPSDPYLREHLHWVVTDIPGTTDATFGREVVSYEIPRPNIGIHRYVFVLFKQKRRQSVNPPSSSDHFSTRSFAAENDLDLPVAAVYFNAQRETAARRR